GAATGAGCAACGTACCTCTTTTGAACAAGAAGAAGCAGGGTTTTTTAAGCGCATAATTAATGGCTTTAATATATTATTTAAAGATCGTTCTAACGTATTAATACTCGATGGCAACCAACCGTTTGAAATAGTAGCTGATCAAGCCTTGCGCAATGTAACAACGTGGCTTAAGAGCAACTATGGCACCTAATACCCACTTAAAACCTGCGTATGCCTATATTGGTCAGCCAGAAGAGATTAAACACCAGGCTGCCCAATTTATTAAAACTGTCTTGTGCCCAGCTCATGGGTGTGATATGTGTATAACGTGCAAACAAATAGATGATCGACAACATCATGCATTGCGTTGGTTTGTGCCTGAAAACACGTATACTGTAGCTCATATTGAACCAATTTTTGATACTATTACTTTTGCATTAGAGCCAGGTGAACATTTTTTCTTTGTACTTGAGCGTGCTGACGCACTTTCAATTACGTGCGCTAACAGTTTGCTTAAATCTTTAGAAGAGCCACCAAGCGGCTACCATTTTATACTACTCTCTTCAGCTAAAGATAGTTTGTTGCCTACTATAAGCTCTCGTTGTGTATTTTATTACTTTGAACAAAAGCAACAACTCAAGCAGCATCCCTTAGTTTCTTATTTTACTCACTTTACTAGCTCAAAAGCTCAAGAGTTTATTAAAGAACTAGAACGGTCTAAAGTAGCCGAACGGGACGTTTCAGCGTTACTTGATGCAATGTGTGAAAAATTATTGATTGCTTTGCAAGAAGCAGTAAAACAAGAAAATTATGAACAATTTCAATTGCTTTCTAGTCAAAGAGAAGTGCTTGAAAAAGCCCGTGAGCAGTTACCTATGCCAGGCAGCTCTAAGTTGTTTTTTAAAAATCTATTTTTACAGCTTTTAGTTTTAAAATAAAACATGCCTACTTAATTGGTCCTGTCTTCAGCAACTTTTTCGGTATTTTTATTTTAGATTACCGCTCTTTAAAATATAGTATATTTACGTAATTATATTATTTGTCCTGATGTGGTAAAAGTAACAAATTGAAAAGAGCATGTGAAATTAAAGTGGCAGTGGAGTGCATTTGCATGGCAAGCGTGGACACGCTATCAGGATAAAGTAAGAAGTTAGTACGAAAAATATAGGAAATAAATTATGAAAAAAATATTTTTATTATTGTTTGGCACAGCTACATTATTGGGAAATCCTAAGCAGCCATTTTCTTTGGAAAAATTAGAATTCTTAAAAGATTTTAAAATAAAGAAACCTCACTTTATTAAGGCTTCTGATGATATACAGCTCGCTTATTATTCATATATGCCTCAAAAGCCAAGAGCGATTGTAATTTTCTATCATGGTGCAGGATTCTATGGTAGTTCACTGTATCAATATTTTGCTAATGAATTAGCACAAAAACACACTATTGGTTGCTATGTTTTTGATATTCGCGGACATGGAAATTCACAAGGACGTCGTGGCGACGCTCCAAGCATGAATCAAGTTTTGGATGATGTAACAACAGCTGTTGAATTTGTAGCAAAACAACATCCATCTATATCTTTATATCTCGGTGGCCATTCTTCTGGTGGCGGGATGGTGCTTAATTATAGTAATTACAATCATCATCAGGCAATTAAGGGATATTTATTGATAGCGCCTTATTTAGGCAGAAATTCTGGGGCAATTCAAGATCATGCAGATCCTGCTGAGTCTTTTGCAAAATCAGTTCGCGTTTGGGTATTCATTCTTAATGCCCTGAGCGGTGGCTATTTCTTCTCACATACCCCCTCAGTATTTTTCAATTATCCAAAAGAATTAATTGAGAAAGAACCTAAAATTGTAACGAGTTATACTGTTCCTATGATGGCAG
Above is a window of Candidatus Dependentiae bacterium DNA encoding:
- a CDS encoding alpha/beta fold hydrolase, which encodes MKKIFLLLFGTATLLGNPKQPFSLEKLEFLKDFKIKKPHFIKASDDIQLAYYSYMPQKPRAIVIFYHGAGFYGSSLYQYFANELAQKHTIGCYVFDIRGHGNSQGRRGDAPSMNQVLDDVTTAVEFVAKQHPSISLYLGGHSSGGGMVLNYSNYNHHQAIKGYLLIAPYLGRNSGAIQDHADPAESFAKSVRVWVFILNALSGGYFFSHTPSVFFNYPKELIEKEPKIVTSYTVPMMAATSPENPQELFAKIDKAFLLLAGKNDEQFVASNVVEYKNFSSAAIAQKSTAEIIPAVQHLDILLNAAGYCAKFIQEQ